One Bacillus amyloliquefaciens DSM 7 = ATCC 23350 DNA window includes the following coding sequences:
- the argC gene encoding N-acetyl-gamma-glutamyl-phosphate reductase: MKIGIIGATGYGGAELVRVLNHHPYADNCILYSSSDEGKAYNASYPHLRNIASQSLQPLHIETIRNEIDVMFIAAPPGVSGEWSPKLAEAGIPVIDLSGDLRIHNPAVYEKWYKRKAAPEGTIQNAVYGLAELQKEEIQTAKLIANPGCFPTAVLLGLAPLAKNKLLQDSFLIVDAKTGVSGAGRKASMGTHYSELNDNFKIYKVNEHQHTPEIEQQLAAWQPGTGPITFSAHLAPMTRGIMATMYTDAPPGMSSAQIREMYCEFYKDSYFVRIRPEGEYPATKEVYGSNFCDISVTVDERTNRATIVSVIDNLMKGAAGQAVQNLNIMNGWQEETGLTMTPVYP, translated from the coding sequence AATAGGTATTATAGGCGCAACTGGTTATGGAGGCGCTGAGCTTGTCAGGGTTCTTAACCATCACCCTTATGCAGATAATTGTATATTATATTCATCGAGTGACGAAGGAAAGGCATATAATGCTTCATATCCGCATCTGAGGAATATAGCGTCCCAATCACTCCAGCCGCTTCATATAGAAACCATCCGAAACGAAATTGATGTCATGTTCATAGCCGCGCCGCCCGGCGTTTCCGGAGAGTGGTCACCTAAGCTGGCGGAAGCGGGCATCCCGGTCATTGACCTTTCCGGCGATCTGCGGATTCATAACCCGGCCGTGTATGAAAAGTGGTATAAGCGGAAGGCTGCCCCTGAAGGAACGATTCAAAACGCGGTTTACGGTTTAGCGGAACTGCAAAAAGAAGAGATTCAGACTGCAAAGCTGATTGCTAATCCGGGCTGTTTTCCGACGGCTGTACTGCTCGGTCTCGCCCCGCTGGCAAAAAATAAGCTTTTACAAGATTCATTTCTGATTGTTGATGCGAAGACCGGCGTATCTGGCGCGGGCCGAAAAGCATCCATGGGCACTCATTATTCTGAGCTGAATGATAATTTCAAAATTTATAAGGTCAATGAGCATCAGCATACCCCCGAAATTGAACAGCAATTGGCGGCATGGCAGCCGGGCACAGGTCCGATTACGTTTTCCGCTCATTTGGCGCCGATGACAAGGGGGATTATGGCGACGATGTATACTGACGCCCCTCCGGGAATGTCTTCTGCACAGATAAGAGAAATGTATTGCGAATTTTACAAAGATTCATATTTTGTCAGAATCAGGCCGGAGGGTGAATACCCGGCGACAAAAGAAGTATACGGCAGCAATTTTTGCGATATCAGTGTCACTGTGGACGAAAGAACAAACCGCGCGACCATCGTTTCTGTCATAGATAATCTGATGAAAGGCGCCGCCGGGCAGGCGGTGCAAAATTTAAATATCATGAATGGCTGGCAGGAAGAAACGGGACTCACGATGACGCCAGTCTATCCATAG
- the argJ gene encoding bifunctional ornithine acetyltransferase/N-acetylglutamate synthase: MIQLSEEITKIKGGVSSPKGFEAKGVHCGLRYSKKDLGAIISEAPAVSAAVYTQSHFQAAPLKVTQDSLKKEAVLQAVIVNSAIANACTGDQGLKDAYQMRDSFASQLGIEPELVAVSSTGVIGELLDMKKIQAGIEQLGQAPSLSGAFEEAILTTDTVTKQTCYELVIGGDIITIGGAAKGSGMIHPNMATMLGFVTTDAAVEEQSLKNALREITDVSFNQITVDGETSTNDMVLVMANGCAGNDRLTEQHPDWPAFKKGLKLVCEDLAKEIARDGEGATKLIEAKVEGAKNNLEANIIAKKIVGSSLVKTAVYGTDANWGRIIGAIGHSAASVTAEQVEVFLGGQCLFKNNEPQPFSETDAKEYLSCDEITIAVRLNEGSGSGRAWGCDLTYDYIKINASYRT, from the coding sequence ATGATTCAGCTGAGTGAGGAAATCACGAAAATAAAAGGCGGCGTATCCTCGCCGAAAGGGTTTGAGGCAAAGGGTGTCCACTGCGGGCTGCGCTATTCAAAAAAAGATCTCGGAGCGATTATCAGCGAGGCGCCGGCAGTCAGTGCAGCGGTATATACGCAGAGCCATTTTCAGGCAGCGCCGCTGAAAGTGACGCAAGACAGCTTGAAAAAAGAAGCTGTGCTTCAGGCGGTAATTGTCAACAGCGCGATTGCCAACGCCTGTACGGGAGACCAAGGCTTAAAGGACGCCTATCAAATGCGGGACAGCTTCGCAAGCCAGCTCGGTATTGAACCAGAGCTTGTGGCGGTTTCGTCAACCGGGGTGATTGGTGAGCTTTTAGACATGAAAAAAATTCAAGCGGGTATTGAACAGCTCGGTCAAGCGCCGTCATTGTCCGGAGCATTTGAAGAAGCCATTTTGACGACGGATACGGTGACGAAACAGACGTGTTATGAACTGGTGATCGGCGGAGACATCATCACGATCGGCGGAGCGGCGAAAGGCTCAGGCATGATCCACCCCAACATGGCGACAATGCTCGGCTTTGTCACAACGGACGCGGCCGTGGAAGAACAGTCGCTCAAAAACGCGCTCAGGGAGATCACGGATGTTTCATTTAATCAAATCACCGTTGACGGAGAAACATCGACGAATGATATGGTGCTCGTAATGGCGAACGGCTGCGCGGGGAATGATCGTCTGACGGAGCAGCATCCCGACTGGCCGGCTTTTAAAAAGGGGTTAAAGCTTGTGTGCGAAGACCTTGCCAAAGAAATTGCCAGAGACGGTGAAGGAGCGACGAAATTAATTGAAGCCAAAGTCGAAGGTGCGAAAAATAATCTTGAAGCGAATATTATCGCCAAAAAAATCGTCGGCTCAAGCCTTGTGAAAACCGCCGTTTACGGCACGGACGCCAATTGGGGGCGCATCATCGGCGCAATCGGGCACAGTGCGGCAAGCGTAACGGCCGAACAAGTGGAAGTTTTCCTCGGCGGACAGTGTCTGTTTAAAAACAACGAACCTCAGCCGTTTTCAGAAACCGATGCCAAGGAGTACTTATCATGTGATGAAATTACGATCGCAGTCCGCCTGAACGAAGGCTCCGGCAGCGGCCGGGCATGGGGCTGTGACTTAACCTATGATTATATCAAAATCAATGCGAGCTATCGCACATAA